A window of Neisseria canis contains these coding sequences:
- the vgrG gene encoding type VI secretion system tip protein VgrG: MRTQAYHLDFSRFSPELSVSRFDATETVNRPYRIEVWFSSPDADLPLSSYINQQLRFSVLPEAGTLANLNPMYAPEPLKLWNGIVTSCEKLSVSNDETLYRLIMAPRLAALAHHRASRLFQNQSVPDIIAAVLKHRGFSGVDFRFNQSRSYGVREYVTQYQESDLDFICRLCEEEGIWFVFEQSGQHRDVVVFGDAPAHYLRDKVPPYPFRPHAGLESASEEAVFDLRVKHNPIVQSVRVGDYNYRDADTDLAHREFNRADDASVLLGSDSFWGLHQKSPDEAALQTGLLQQLNLCRRIEADGSGNVTALCPGKVFQTSPAFHEAPDGWLVLSVSHRGSRDQAYSHHFTAIPAQTVFRPQRGTPRPSISGTLPARITSPGNYTYAYIDEMGRYRVKLPFDLDEWSPGGESRPIRLAKPYAGPDYGQHFPLHEGTEVMLSFVQGNPDRPYISGVMHDSSHPDHVPADWNTRNVIRTWANNKLRMEDKQGQEHIKLATEYGKTQLNLGHIVDSQRQKRGDNGEGFELRTDSWGALRAGKGLFISADAQNQAAGQVLDMSETVKRLEEALSLAKQLDDAAKNAKNDATESQAQKNQLQSSLKDLQHAGIIHSAPGGIATSTPQSQLHTAGSHIHWVSGGDSNISAGKNFTAHAREGLNLFAQSKGAKLQANQGAVTIQAQNDRMQVNALKDLELSSSSTKVTVAGKQEVMITGGGGSYIQLKDGEIVLGSPKIVRVKAPAMPVGGGDSFNFNGFPLTDKICIPCKIAELTGKPVNPVSGIKVLPDETDFAFDGLVPFVWSRSYFSDVAESGWLGQGWITALSAKLERIGGRFSYTDTQGRNFNLPELSESDGQMLFEAEQIVFERIGNGSYQISSLDGSSKLHFAPLHLNGHDRSGSGNGVYPLIRVSDRFGNGYRIVYDDHGLPAYVTDSLQRTIRFHFTDLRPNEADTKHSPVYRLTHIALQQGTQPDDAADEMLVVYRYDDNGNLSEVYDGRGRLRRRFGYTGSVMTQHQNTAGLTAYYEYDRYDADGKVLRSYTDAGEEWRFTYAPGHTEITDALGRTEHLYFDHHNEVVKKVFADGSSILTERDALGRPVKVTDEMGRETRYRYNEQGLLAMIGGEGGQNQHIRYNRQLRPVEITRPHGHKTLLEYDAQGRLVKQSDGKGHATAYRYNNYGQPVQITDAKNNGYFFDYDDNHRLSSTTDCSGKQTRYQYDGKGRVTTITDAAGGTTAYRYDADGRLEHTTYPDGSSEHYHYDEAGRLKAHTDAAGNRTEYAYNSDNQPTERTNALGDTFRYRYDAARRLTELINENGDSYRFAYDERDRLTAETGFDGRATEYTYNPAGELVQENRYGQTHRFGNHRRELLQTTVYHRDRLGRITQKDSHCAGSSQSRSSRYYYDKLNRLTRAFNDHSEIRLSYDTDGLLTKERFRPLSEPIRLDILQPHNSEGEKVTEYRYDILGNRTQTILPTGETLNYLYYGSGHLHHINLDGDTITDIERDDLHRPVSRSAGKLHTRLISDPLGRLKEQLVQLEAPGGKATEPKGLIKRRYHYDTNGNLVQTEDQHHGNKDYAYDPLGRITRAGDERFAFDPAHNISGDGVKVAGNRLTDYNGIHYVYDPLGNLSERHNHATGESQYYRYDADNQLTEARIEQEGRRSEHWHYRYDALGRRVSKQNARNQTETRFLWEGSRLLQEYGDKATYTYVYTEQGSYEPLAQIVQTANRDGSKADRRILYYHNDQIGIPREMTDGEGNIVWRGEYDGWGKLDNVESANLKEDVHQPFRLQNQYADKETGLHYNFFRYYDPHCGRFTQQDPIGLWGGENLYFYAFNNFTWSDPIGLEPMEIGKHIPKTIPKSSGKGGPSFITNLMIPGKGNSAATHQADPNLRAKPDTPRSDNGEWGSGCGDKYTDHTVPDVAMINGHQVNLLGACQRHDDCYGEARTKGANRLRCDAKLKREIYQECRKQKGISARDCNALAQRTYLGVRFGGSQAWREAGGKNPWSTE, encoded by the coding sequence ATGCGCACCCAAGCCTACCATCTCGACTTCTCCCGATTCTCGCCCGAGCTCTCCGTTTCACGATTCGACGCTACCGAAACCGTCAACCGGCCATACCGGATCGAAGTCTGGTTCTCTTCTCCCGATGCCGATTTACCCCTCTCTTCCTATATCAACCAACAGCTGCGATTCTCCGTCCTCCCCGAAGCCGGAACCCTCGCCAATCTCAACCCGATGTATGCGCCCGAACCGCTCAAACTCTGGAACGGTATCGTCACTTCCTGCGAGAAACTGTCCGTATCCAACGATGAAACGCTCTACCGGCTGATCATGGCGCCGCGACTGGCCGCACTCGCCCACCACCGCGCTTCACGACTGTTTCAAAACCAGTCCGTACCCGACATCATTGCCGCGGTTTTGAAACACCGCGGTTTCTCCGGCGTCGATTTCCGCTTCAACCAAAGCCGTTCTTACGGGGTACGCGAGTATGTCACCCAATACCAGGAAAGCGATCTCGACTTTATCTGCCGCTTATGCGAGGAGGAAGGCATTTGGTTTGTCTTCGAGCAATCCGGGCAGCACAGGGATGTGGTGGTGTTCGGCGATGCCCCCGCCCATTATCTAAGGGATAAGGTGCCGCCCTACCCCTTCCGCCCCCATGCCGGATTGGAGAGCGCCAGCGAGGAGGCGGTATTCGATTTGCGGGTCAAACACAATCCGATTGTGCAATCCGTACGCGTCGGCGACTACAATTACCGTGATGCCGATACCGATTTGGCCCACCGGGAGTTCAACCGGGCCGACGATGCTTCGGTTTTGCTCGGCTCCGACTCCTTTTGGGGGCTGCATCAAAAGTCGCCCGACGAGGCCGCCCTTCAGACAGGCCTGTTGCAGCAGCTCAATCTGTGCCGTCGGATCGAGGCGGACGGCAGCGGCAATGTGACCGCGCTATGCCCCGGTAAGGTGTTTCAAACTTCTCCCGCCTTTCATGAGGCGCCCGACGGCTGGCTGGTGCTGTCCGTCTCTCACCGCGGCAGCCGCGACCAAGCATACAGCCACCACTTCACCGCCATCCCCGCACAAACCGTATTCCGCCCCCAACGGGGCACGCCCCGGCCGAGTATCAGCGGTACCTTGCCCGCCCGCATCACCAGCCCCGGCAACTACACTTATGCCTATATCGACGAGATGGGGCGCTACCGAGTAAAGCTGCCGTTCGACCTCGACGAATGGAGCCCGGGCGGAGAAAGCCGTCCCATCCGACTGGCCAAACCCTATGCCGGCCCCGACTACGGCCAACACTTTCCGCTGCACGAAGGTACCGAAGTGATGCTGTCGTTCGTGCAGGGTAATCCCGACCGACCCTACATCAGCGGGGTGATGCACGACAGTTCCCACCCCGACCATGTTCCCGCCGATTGGAACACCCGCAACGTCATCCGCACCTGGGCGAACAACAAACTGCGGATGGAAGACAAACAGGGTCAGGAACACATCAAACTGGCGACCGAATACGGCAAAACCCAACTCAACCTCGGCCATATCGTCGACAGCCAACGCCAAAAACGCGGCGACAACGGCGAAGGCTTCGAGCTGCGTACCGACAGCTGGGGCGCACTAAGGGCGGGTAAGGGTTTGTTTATCAGTGCCGATGCCCAAAATCAGGCTGCGGGGCAGGTGTTGGATATGTCGGAAACCGTCAAGCGTTTGGAAGAGGCATTATCGCTGGCCAAACAGTTGGACGATGCGGCTAAAAATGCCAAGAACGATGCTACTGAAAGTCAGGCACAGAAGAACCAGCTGCAAAGCAGTTTGAAAGATCTGCAACATGCGGGCATCATCCATTCCGCACCGGGCGGCATCGCCACCTCCACCCCGCAGAGCCAGCTGCACACTGCCGGCAGCCATATCCATTGGGTCAGCGGCGGCGACAGCAATATCAGTGCCGGTAAAAACTTTACTGCTCACGCCCGGGAAGGGCTCAACCTGTTCGCCCAAAGCAAAGGCGCCAAACTCCAGGCCAATCAGGGCGCGGTGACGATACAGGCGCAAAACGACCGTATGCAGGTCAATGCCTTAAAAGATTTGGAACTCTCTTCCAGCAGCACCAAAGTGACGGTGGCGGGAAAGCAGGAAGTGATGATTACCGGCGGCGGGGGCAGCTATATCCAGCTGAAAGACGGCGAAATCGTACTCGGTTCGCCCAAAATCGTGCGGGTTAAAGCACCGGCAATGCCGGTGGGCGGCGGCGACAGTTTCAATTTCAACGGTTTCCCGCTGACCGATAAAATCTGTATCCCCTGTAAGATTGCCGAACTTACCGGCAAACCGGTCAATCCCGTTTCCGGTATCAAAGTGTTGCCCGATGAAACCGATTTCGCCTTTGACGGACTGGTACCTTTCGTTTGGAGCCGCAGTTACTTCTCCGATGTGGCCGAGTCCGGCTGGTTGGGGCAAGGATGGATTACCGCACTCAGCGCCAAACTCGAACGCATCGGCGGCCGCTTCAGCTATACCGATACCCAGGGGCGCAACTTCAATCTGCCCGAACTGTCCGAAAGCGACGGACAAATGCTGTTTGAAGCCGAGCAGATCGTCTTCGAACGCATCGGCAACGGCAGCTATCAAATCAGCAGTCTCGACGGCAGCAGCAAACTGCACTTTGCGCCGCTGCATTTGAACGGCCATGACCGCAGCGGCAGCGGTAACGGTGTTTACCCCCTGATTCGTGTCAGCGACCGCTTCGGTAACGGTTACCGCATTGTGTATGACGACCATGGCTTACCCGCCTATGTGACCGACAGTCTTCAGCGCACCATCCGCTTCCACTTTACCGATCTCCGGCCTAACGAAGCGGATACGAAACATAGCCCCGTTTACCGTCTGACCCACATTGCCCTGCAACAAGGTACGCAGCCGGATGATGCGGCAGACGAGATGCTGGTTGTTTACCGCTATGACGACAACGGCAACCTGAGCGAAGTCTATGACGGCCGTGGCCGTCTCCGCCGCCGTTTCGGCTATACCGGCTCGGTGATGACGCAGCATCAAAACACTGCCGGACTGACCGCTTATTACGAATACGACCGCTACGACGCAGACGGCAAAGTATTGCGCAGTTATACCGATGCCGGCGAAGAATGGCGCTTTACCTATGCTCCCGGCCATACCGAGATTACCGACGCCCTCGGCCGCACCGAACACCTGTATTTCGACCACCACAACGAAGTGGTTAAAAAAGTGTTTGCCGACGGCAGCAGTATCCTGACCGAACGCGACGCTTTAGGCCGCCCGGTCAAAGTAACCGACGAGATGGGACGGGAAACCCGCTACCGCTACAACGAACAGGGCTTACTCGCCATGATCGGCGGCGAAGGCGGCCAAAACCAACATATCCGCTATAACCGACAACTCCGGCCGGTCGAAATTACCCGCCCGCACGGCCATAAAACCCTGCTTGAGTACGACGCACAAGGTCGGTTGGTCAAACAGAGCGACGGCAAAGGCCACGCGACCGCTTACCGCTACAATAACTACGGTCAGCCGGTACAGATTACCGATGCCAAAAACAACGGCTACTTCTTCGACTACGACGACAACCACCGTCTGAGCAGCACCACCGACTGTTCCGGCAAACAGACCCGTTACCAATATGACGGCAAAGGCCGCGTCACTACCATCACCGATGCCGCCGGCGGCACCACCGCCTACCGTTACGACGCCGACGGCCGACTGGAACACACCACTTATCCCGACGGCAGCAGCGAGCATTACCACTATGACGAAGCGGGCCGTCTGAAAGCCCATACCGACGCCGCCGGCAACCGTACCGAATACGCCTACAACAGCGACAACCAACCTACCGAGCGCACCAACGCCCTGGGCGATACCTTCCGCTACCGCTACGATGCCGCCCGCCGTCTGACCGAACTCATCAACGAAAACGGCGACAGCTACCGTTTTGCTTACGACGAACGCGACCGTTTAACCGCCGAAACCGGCTTCGACGGCCGGGCCACCGAATACACCTACAACCCCGCCGGCGAACTCGTACAGGAAAACCGCTACGGCCAAACCCACCGCTTCGGCAACCACCGCCGCGAACTGCTGCAAACCACCGTCTACCACCGCGACCGCCTCGGCCGCATTACCCAAAAAGACAGCCATTGTGCCGGCAGCAGCCAAAGCCGGAGCAGCCGTTACTACTACGACAAACTCAACCGGCTCACCCGCGCCTTCAACGACCACAGCGAGATCCGCCTCAGTTACGATACTGACGGCCTGCTGACAAAAGAACGGTTCCGCCCCCTCAGCGAACCCATCCGCCTCGACATTCTGCAACCGCACAACAGCGAAGGCGAAAAAGTCACCGAATACCGTTACGACATCCTCGGCAACCGCACCCAAACCATCCTGCCGACGGGCGAAACCCTCAACTACCTCTACTACGGCAGCGGCCATCTGCACCACATCAACCTCGACGGCGACACCATTACCGATATCGAGCGCGACGACCTGCACCGTCCCGTATCCAGAAGCGCCGGCAAACTGCACACCCGCCTGATTTCAGACCCCTTAGGCCGTCTGAAAGAACAGCTGGTACAACTCGAAGCACCCGGCGGCAAAGCCACCGAGCCGAAAGGCCTGATCAAACGCCGTTACCATTACGATACCAACGGCAATCTGGTTCAAACCGAAGACCAACACCACGGCAATAAAGACTACGCCTACGACCCCTTGGGCAGGATTACCCGAGCCGGCGACGAACGCTTCGCCTTCGACCCCGCCCACAACATCAGCGGCGACGGTGTCAAAGTGGCCGGCAACCGCCTCACCGACTATAACGGCATCCACTATGTTTATGACCCGCTGGGTAACCTGAGCGAACGCCACAACCACGCCACGGGCGAAAGCCAGTATTACCGCTACGATGCCGACAACCAGTTAACAGAAGCACGTATCGAACAAGAGGGAAGGCGGTCTGAACACTGGCACTACCGCTACGATGCCTTGGGCAGAAGGGTGAGCAAACAGAACGCCCGCAACCAAACGGAAACCCGTTTCCTATGGGAAGGCAGCCGCCTGTTACAGGAATACGGCGATAAAGCGACCTATACTTACGTTTATACCGAACAGGGAAGCTACGAACCGTTGGCACAAATCGTTCAGACGGCCAACCGGGACGGCAGCAAAGCCGACAGACGGATTCTGTACTACCACAACGACCAAATCGGCATTCCGCGCGAGATGACGGATGGGGAAGGCAACATCGTTTGGCGTGGAGAATACGACGGTTGGGGTAAACTGGATAATGTAGAGAGTGCAAATCTGAAAGAAGACGTACATCAGCCGTTCAGGTTACAGAACCAGTATGCGGATAAAGAGACGGGGCTGCATTACAACTTCTTCCGTTATTATGATCCGCACTGCGGGCGGTTTACGCAGCAGGATCCGATTGGGTTGTGGGGTGGGGAAAATTTATATTTCTATGCCTTTAACAATTTCACTTGGTCCGATCCTATAGGACTTGAGCCTATGGAGATTGGAAAGCATATACCTAAAACTATACCTAAATCTTCTGGCAAAGGAGGGCCAAGTTTTATTACCAATCTAATGATTCCCGGGAAAGGCAATTCAGCAGCAACTCATCAAGCGGATCCAAATTTAAGGGCAAAACCGGATACTCCTCGAAGTGATAACGGTGAATGGGGAAGCGGCTGCGGTGATAAATATACTGATCACACTGTACCGGACGTAGCCATGATCAATGGTCATCAAGTTAATCTGCTAGGGGCTTGTCAGCGTCATGACGATTGTTATGGTGAAGCGCGCACAAAAGGAGCAAATAGATTAAGATGTGATGCAAAATTAAAACGTGAAATTTATCAGGAATGCAGAAAACAAAAAGGAATTAGTGCAAGAGACTGTAACGCCTTGGCACAACGCACCTATTTAGGTGTCCGATTCGGTGGCAGCCAAGCATGGCGTGAAGCCGGTGGTAAAAATCCTTGGTCAACAGAATGA